In the Oceanithermus desulfurans genome, one interval contains:
- the murJ gene encoding murein biosynthesis integral membrane protein MurJ, whose product MSKKRILHNTLIVMAGTLASRVLGVVRQGVLNNFFDKSLTDAFLVAYRVPNLFREILAEGAVTNALIPVLAELPESERERFKRRFAAFLLGVNLLVVGLGVLFAPQLAALLLAADTPLDPALVTYLIRLVMPFLLAISMSALFGAFLQSEERFFGPSFAPLAYNVAAIAVMLAWPGSATALALAYVLGGFLQAGVQIPALRGFALEFAWHPAIRQASLLMAPFVFTTSTRQFLIVVLYALITGLPEGAVTGFSNADMTYLMALGLFSVSPATALYPRLSALAAAGDRAGFARLLGQGLERVAVLLGWSGALMVALAPWIVAVLFAWKPGFDADVFRFSVEAMRALGLALVPWGLYNLYVRGLYAQKLIRVAVMISAGLLLLNTLGYYLLVPYGMFVLNLATLGAGLVGMVWMIALYGGRELLAPAGQAGLVLKVTLAMIAGGLAAAWAAAGVGPARDLVVSFLPLLVGAAAGSAVYFVAARLLGLPLKLR is encoded by the coding sequence TTGAGTAAGAAACGCATCTTGCACAACACCCTCATCGTCATGGCGGGCACGCTGGCCAGCCGGGTGCTGGGGGTGGTGCGCCAGGGCGTGCTCAACAACTTCTTCGACAAGTCCCTCACCGACGCCTTTCTGGTCGCCTACCGGGTGCCCAACCTCTTCCGCGAAATCCTGGCCGAGGGGGCGGTGACCAACGCCCTCATCCCCGTCCTCGCCGAGCTGCCCGAAAGCGAACGCGAGCGGTTCAAGCGCCGCTTCGCGGCCTTCCTGTTGGGGGTCAACCTGCTGGTCGTGGGGCTCGGGGTGCTCTTCGCGCCGCAGCTGGCCGCGCTCTTGCTGGCGGCGGATACGCCGCTCGACCCCGCGCTCGTCACCTACCTGATCCGCCTGGTCATGCCCTTCCTGCTGGCCATCAGCATGTCCGCGCTCTTCGGGGCCTTCCTGCAGTCCGAAGAGCGCTTCTTCGGACCCAGCTTCGCGCCGCTGGCCTACAACGTCGCGGCGATCGCGGTGATGCTCGCCTGGCCGGGCAGCGCCACCGCCCTGGCCCTGGCCTACGTGCTGGGCGGTTTTCTGCAGGCGGGGGTGCAGATCCCGGCGCTCAGGGGCTTTGCGTTGGAGTTCGCCTGGCATCCCGCCATCCGTCAGGCCTCGTTGCTGATGGCGCCCTTCGTCTTCACCACCTCCACCCGCCAGTTCCTGATCGTCGTGCTCTACGCCCTCATCACCGGCCTGCCCGAAGGCGCGGTTACCGGGTTCAGCAACGCCGACATGACCTACCTGATGGCGCTGGGGTTGTTCTCGGTCTCGCCGGCGACGGCGCTCTACCCGCGGCTCTCGGCGCTCGCGGCCGCGGGCGACCGCGCGGGGTTCGCGCGGCTCCTGGGGCAGGGGCTCGAGCGGGTGGCCGTGCTGCTCGGCTGGTCGGGCGCGCTCATGGTGGCGCTGGCGCCCTGGATCGTGGCCGTGCTCTTTGCCTGGAAGCCGGGCTTCGACGCCGACGTCTTTCGCTTCAGCGTCGAGGCCATGCGCGCGCTGGGGCTGGCGCTGGTGCCCTGGGGGCTTTACAACCTCTACGTACGCGGACTCTACGCCCAGAAACTGATCCGGGTGGCCGTGATGATCAGCGCCGGCCTGCTCCTGCTCAACACCCTGGGCTACTACCTGCTCGTGCCCTACGGGATGTTCGTGCTCAACCTGGCCACCTTGGGGGCGGGGTTGGTGGGCATGGTGTGGATGATCGCTCTGTACGGGGGGCGGGAGCTGCTTGCGCCGGCGGGGCAGGCGGGGCTCGTCCTCAAGGTGACGCTGGCCATGATCGCCGGCGGCCTGGCCGCGGCGTGGGCGGCGGCGGGGGTGGGGCCGGCGCGCGACCTCGTGGTTTCCTTTCTTCCCCTGTTGGTGGGAGCGGCCGCGGGCAGCGCGGTCTACTTCGTGGCCGCGCGGCTTTTGGGCCTGCCCCTGAAGCTGCGCTAA
- the aspS gene encoding aspartate--tRNA(Asn) ligase, whose product MERTLTSEVPGKVGEEVELQGWLHWRRDLGGIQFILLRDRSGIVQVVLPGGLKLPLPESAVRVRGVTVESDKAPGGYEVRAEDLEVLQASEQPTPVEIPKEEWRANPETLLTYRYVTLRGEKARAPLKIQSALVRGFRKYLDAQGFTEIFTPKLVRAGAEGGANLFEVDYFGESAYLAQSPQLYKQIMVGVYERVYEVAPVWRAEEHATSRHLNEYLSLDVEMGFIESDEDVMALEEELVRAMLEEAARTAGPELKLLEVELPKLPREIPRVPYAEARRIVKEELGLGMGADLNDEAERALGAYFSEKYGTDFVFIVQYPEEVRPFYTYPTGDGLTRGYDLLFRGLEITSGGQRIHDPAVIVQQLEKKGMDPERFRDYIEVFKYGMPPHGGFAIGAERFTQKLIGLPNVRYARAFPRDRHRLEP is encoded by the coding sequence ATGGAACGAACGTTGACGAGCGAGGTACCGGGCAAGGTAGGCGAAGAGGTCGAACTGCAGGGCTGGCTGCACTGGCGGCGCGACCTGGGGGGAATTCAGTTCATCCTGCTTCGCGACCGCAGCGGCATCGTGCAGGTGGTGCTGCCCGGCGGGCTGAAGCTGCCCCTGCCCGAGTCGGCCGTACGGGTGCGCGGGGTTACGGTGGAAAGCGACAAGGCCCCCGGCGGCTACGAGGTCCGGGCCGAAGATCTGGAGGTGCTGCAGGCCTCCGAGCAGCCCACCCCGGTGGAGATTCCCAAGGAAGAATGGCGCGCCAACCCCGAGACCCTGCTCACCTACCGCTACGTGACCCTGCGCGGCGAGAAGGCCCGGGCGCCGCTAAAGATCCAGTCCGCGCTGGTGCGCGGCTTCCGCAAGTACCTGGACGCTCAGGGCTTTACCGAGATCTTCACCCCCAAGCTGGTGCGCGCCGGCGCCGAGGGCGGGGCCAACCTGTTTGAGGTGGACTACTTTGGCGAGTCGGCCTACCTGGCCCAGAGCCCCCAGCTCTACAAGCAGATCATGGTGGGCGTCTACGAGCGCGTCTACGAGGTGGCCCCCGTCTGGCGCGCCGAGGAGCACGCCACCAGCCGCCACCTCAACGAGTACCTGAGCCTCGACGTGGAGATGGGCTTCATCGAGTCGGACGAGGACGTGATGGCGCTCGAGGAGGAGCTGGTGCGGGCCATGCTGGAGGAAGCGGCCCGGACGGCCGGGCCCGAGCTGAAGCTGCTGGAGGTGGAGCTGCCCAAGCTCCCGCGCGAAATCCCCCGGGTGCCCTACGCCGAGGCGAGGCGCATCGTCAAGGAAGAGCTGGGGCTGGGCATGGGCGCCGACCTCAACGACGAGGCCGAGCGGGCCCTGGGTGCGTATTTTTCGGAAAAGTACGGCACCGACTTCGTCTTCATCGTCCAGTATCCCGAGGAGGTGCGGCCCTTCTACACCTACCCCACCGGCGACGGCCTCACCCGCGGCTACGACCTGCTCTTCCGCGGACTGGAGATCACCTCGGGCGGTCAGCGCATCCACGATCCGGCGGTGATCGTGCAGCAGCTCGAAAAGAAGGGCATGGACCCCGAGCGCTTCCGCGACTACATCGAGGTCTTTAAGTACGGCATGCCGCCGCACGGCGGCTTCGCCATCGGCGCCGAGCGCTTCACGCAGAAGTTGATCGGCCTGCCCAACGTGCGCTACGCCCGCGCCTTCCCGCGCGACCGGCACCGGCTGGAGCCGTAG
- a CDS encoding DUF4145 domain-containing protein, with translation MTEDLAMKLKCPICGVAIYIDKWEETTIYISSDGLGEQIFVSYCLSCDSPLIRARHGEVKGGGKYDYDSDAWIDEDFFLSNIFFDGIIYPPPKQADIPNEVPERYRKEFFEAFDILATSPKASAAISRRLLQDLLHNELNINHGNLNKEIEEFIEQENTPGYLAEEIDAVRVIGNFAAHPVKYKDTGSIVDVEVGEAEWLLDVLQSLFDHIFVKPIRFEKRRDKINQKLRRAGKPELKSRLKSGS, from the coding sequence ATGACGGAAGACCTTGCAATGAAGCTGAAATGTCCCATTTGCGGCGTCGCCATCTACATTGACAAATGGGAAGAAACAACTATTTATATTAGTTCTGATGGTCTTGGAGAACAGATTTTTGTCAGCTACTGTCTAAGCTGCGATTCTCCTCTTATTCGCGCGCGCCATGGGGAAGTAAAGGGCGGAGGAAAGTACGACTACGATTCAGATGCCTGGATAGACGAGGACTTCTTTTTATCAAACATATTTTTTGATGGAATCATATACCCTCCGCCTAAGCAAGCGGACATCCCAAACGAAGTCCCAGAGAGGTATAGAAAAGAGTTTTTTGAAGCATTTGATATACTTGCCACTAGTCCGAAAGCTAGCGCAGCCATCAGTAGACGCTTGTTACAAGATTTACTTCATAATGAACTTAACATTAATCACGGGAACTTAAATAAAGAAATCGAGGAGTTTATTGAGCAGGAAAATACTCCTGGATACCTCGCAGAAGAAATCGACGCGGTTCGCGTCATCGGTAATTTTGCCGCTCATCCTGTTAAATATAAAGACACTGGAAGCATTGTGGATGTCGAGGTTGGAGAAGCTGAATGGTTGTTAGATGTGTTGCAATCTTTATTTGATCATATCTTCGTCAAACCAATCCGATTTGAAAAGAGGCGAGATAAGATAAATCAAAAATTAAGAAGGGCTGGAAAGCCCGAACTGAAAAGTCGATTGAAAAGTGGGTCTTGA
- a CDS encoding phospholipase D-like domain-containing protein: MRGLITAALALIGLAFAAPQPTLWVQPDDGVEPLIQLIDTAESSIRLKIYLWTPSRMDVVEALGRAARRGVEVRVLMEREPAGGRPSMEVISALRDRGVELRLSKPFRFVFVHEKSMVIDDRVAWFGSGNLTGSTFKANREYMLVTERPDWVREIARVFDADWHGQRIDLSRARLVWSPDRVVRGVREGNAREKVLGLIRGARKTLFLEQAGMVDEEVIAAIEEAVARGVDVRLVGSPADPKENTYFVPGAERLRKAGVRLRYLPSPYVHAKVIVADGNTALVGSINMSQSSMNANRELGAILTAAGEPRAFFRLLRTMEADWKNARPDNPFLLPPVEGVVPWTEAPKYYGRVVTVEGRIAQVESRTGVAFLKFDTTTDAFRLVFFPRVYGEFDQPFPEAYLGKKVRATGRIKIYAGYYEMIINSPSQLEVLP, translated from the coding sequence ATGCGAGGACTCATCACCGCAGCGCTCGCCCTGATCGGCCTGGCCTTCGCCGCCCCCCAGCCCACGCTCTGGGTCCAGCCCGACGACGGCGTAGAGCCGCTGATCCAGCTCATCGACACCGCCGAGTCCTCGATTCGGCTCAAGATCTACCTCTGGACTCCCAGCCGCATGGACGTCGTCGAGGCCCTGGGCCGCGCGGCCCGACGCGGCGTCGAGGTGCGGGTGCTGATGGAGCGCGAGCCCGCCGGCGGCCGCCCCAGCATGGAGGTCATCAGCGCGCTGCGCGACCGCGGGGTGGAGCTGCGCCTCTCCAAACCCTTCCGCTTCGTCTTCGTGCACGAAAAGAGCATGGTCATCGACGACCGCGTCGCCTGGTTCGGCAGCGGCAACCTGACGGGGTCCACCTTCAAGGCCAACCGCGAGTACATGCTGGTGACCGAACGCCCCGACTGGGTGCGCGAGATCGCCCGCGTCTTCGACGCCGACTGGCACGGCCAGCGCATCGACCTTTCGCGCGCCCGGCTGGTCTGGAGCCCCGACCGGGTGGTGCGGGGCGTGCGCGAGGGCAACGCCCGCGAAAAGGTGCTGGGCCTCATCCGCGGTGCCCGCAAGACCCTCTTCTTGGAGCAGGCGGGGATGGTGGACGAGGAGGTGATCGCGGCGATCGAGGAAGCAGTGGCCCGCGGCGTCGACGTGCGCCTCGTCGGCAGCCCCGCCGACCCCAAGGAAAACACTTACTTCGTTCCGGGGGCCGAGCGGCTGCGCAAGGCGGGGGTGCGCCTGCGCTACCTGCCCAGCCCCTACGTGCACGCCAAGGTGATCGTCGCCGACGGCAACACCGCGCTGGTGGGCTCGATCAACATGAGCCAGAGCTCCATGAACGCCAACCGCGAGCTGGGCGCGATTCTTACGGCCGCAGGCGAGCCGCGCGCGTTCTTCCGGCTGCTGCGCACCATGGAGGCCGACTGGAAGAACGCCCGCCCGGACAACCCCTTCCTGCTGCCGCCGGTGGAGGGCGTGGTCCCCTGGACCGAAGCGCCCAAATACTACGGGCGCGTCGTGACCGTGGAAGGCAGGATCGCGCAGGTGGAAAGCCGCACCGGCGTAGCCTTCCTGAAGTTCGACACCACCACCGACGCCTTCCGCCTCGTCTTCTTCCCGCGGGTCTACGGCGAGTTCGACCAGCCCTTCCCCGAGGCCTACCTGGGCAAGAAGGTGCGGGCGACGGGCCGGATCAAGATTTACGCCGGGTATTACGAGATGATCATCAACAGCCCCAGCCAGCTGGAGGTGCTGCCATGA
- the thiI gene encoding tRNA uracil 4-sulfurtransferase ThiI yields the protein MVTPVRFLVHYHEIGLKGKNRRRFEQLLAQRLRDALGPDTTVRLLHGRLLVEAEPARAAEVEERLARVFGVAYFARVRTAPVDFGRVAEAALELLEARPGSFRVRAKRANKRLPFTSPEAEREIGARIVAATGRPVRLKGADVEVFVEFYEDEAWVFTSAQRTPGPGGLPVGASARVVVLISGGIDSPVAAWRMAKRGARPVYVHFHSYPHTSLDSLRKTVAELEVLARWHGPAKLYVVPLADVQEQIFAHSPERYRTLLYRRFMYRIAERAAAREGAGALVTGDALGQVASQTLENLHAVERAVGMTVLRPLIGMDKTEVIAEAQKIGTYAISILPQQDCCSFLEPKRPATRSTPEQLERAESDLDVEALVEQAWSQAELRRIEPQD from the coding sequence ATGGTGACCCCGGTCCGTTTCCTGGTGCACTACCACGAGATCGGTCTCAAGGGGAAGAACCGCCGCCGCTTCGAGCAGCTGCTGGCCCAACGCCTGCGCGACGCGCTGGGGCCGGATACGACGGTGCGGTTGCTGCACGGCCGCCTGCTCGTCGAGGCCGAGCCCGCGCGCGCGGCCGAGGTCGAGGAGCGGCTGGCCCGAGTCTTCGGGGTGGCCTACTTCGCGCGGGTGCGCACCGCCCCGGTGGACTTCGGCCGCGTCGCCGAGGCGGCGCTCGAGCTGCTCGAGGCCCGGCCCGGCAGCTTCCGGGTGCGCGCCAAGCGCGCCAACAAGCGCCTGCCCTTCACCTCGCCCGAGGCCGAGCGCGAGATCGGCGCCCGCATCGTCGCCGCCACCGGCCGCCCGGTGCGCCTCAAGGGGGCCGACGTCGAGGTCTTCGTCGAGTTCTACGAAGACGAGGCCTGGGTCTTCACTTCGGCCCAGCGCACCCCCGGCCCCGGCGGCCTGCCCGTGGGCGCGAGCGCCCGGGTCGTCGTGCTCATCAGCGGCGGCATCGACTCCCCCGTCGCCGCCTGGCGCATGGCCAAGCGCGGCGCCCGACCCGTCTACGTCCACTTCCACTCCTACCCCCACACCAGCCTCGACTCGCTGCGCAAGACCGTGGCCGAGCTGGAGGTGCTGGCCCGCTGGCACGGGCCCGCCAAGCTCTACGTGGTGCCGCTGGCGGACGTTCAGGAGCAGATCTTCGCCCACAGCCCCGAGCGCTACCGTACCCTCCTCTACCGGCGCTTCATGTACCGCATCGCCGAGCGCGCCGCCGCGCGCGAAGGGGCGGGGGCGCTGGTGACGGGCGACGCCCTGGGCCAGGTGGCCAGCCAGACGCTCGAGAACCTGCACGCGGTGGAACGGGCGGTGGGCATGACGGTGCTGCGCCCCCTCATCGGCATGGACAAGACCGAGGTGATCGCCGAGGCGCAGAAGATCGGCACCTATGCGATCTCCATCCTGCCCCAGCAGGACTGCTGCAGCTTCCTGGAACCCAAGCGCCCCGCCACCAGGAGCACCCCCGAGCAGCTCGAGCGCGCCGAGAGCGACCTCGACGTGGAGGCGCTGGTCGAGCAGGCCTGGTCCCAGGCCGAGCTGCGCCGCATCGAGCCGCAGGATTAA
- a CDS encoding TatD family hydrolase codes for MTDTHAHLDRLEAPGEALERARDLRAVLTLGTDTASSEAALGFAEAWPNVYAGVGLHPTEAEAFSQEVAERLRALAAHPRVRASGETGLDYYWDAATPAAQFRVLAFQLELALAHDLVMVFHVRSKDGSDAAERDLEAWLRQHRPPRFVLHAFGGDLRLAETGLELGGYVSFAGNLTYKKNAHLREAAAALPADRLLVETDSPYLPPVPKRGKRNEPAFVRYTLEALALARGVGSGAMERTTDANAERLFRW; via the coding sequence ATGACCGACACCCACGCCCACCTGGACCGCCTCGAGGCCCCCGGCGAAGCCCTGGAGCGCGCCCGCGACCTGCGCGCCGTCCTCACGCTGGGCACCGACACCGCCAGCAGCGAGGCCGCCCTGGGCTTTGCCGAGGCCTGGCCCAACGTCTACGCCGGCGTGGGGCTGCACCCCACCGAGGCCGAGGCCTTCTCTCAGGAGGTGGCCGAACGGCTGCGGGCGCTGGCGGCGCACCCCCGCGTGCGCGCCAGCGGCGAGACCGGCCTCGACTACTACTGGGACGCGGCCACCCCCGCAGCCCAGTTCCGGGTGCTCGCGTTTCAGCTGGAACTCGCCCTGGCGCACGACCTGGTCATGGTCTTCCACGTGCGCTCCAAGGACGGCTCCGACGCCGCCGAGCGCGACCTCGAAGCCTGGCTGCGCCAGCACCGCCCGCCCCGCTTCGTGCTGCACGCCTTCGGCGGCGACCTGCGGCTCGCCGAGACCGGGCTCGAGCTGGGGGGCTACGTCAGCTTCGCGGGCAACCTGACCTACAAGAAGAACGCCCACCTGCGCGAGGCCGCGGCCGCTCTGCCCGCGGACCGGCTGCTCGTCGAGACCGACAGCCCCTACCTGCCCCCGGTGCCCAAGCGCGGCAAGAGGAACGAGCCCGCCTTCGTGCGCTACACCCTCGAGGCCCTGGCCCTCGCCCGCGGCGTCGGCTCAGGGGCGATGGAGCGCACCACCGACGCGAACGCAGAGAGGTTGTTCCGATGGTGA
- a CDS encoding 2-oxoacid:acceptor oxidoreductase subunit alpha, translating into MRDVTLAIAGSGGDGVITAGDFIVQAAARKGLHAFMLKSYGPQIRGGESSARIRISDRPIYSQGDYVDFLVVFSWKDFNRFLDEIQLRKGAVVLYDEADTTPREEFPIDADLEVEYIAVPFKKMAAEEIKVPLTKNMVALGVISELLRLPLEAIKDAVMKKFGKRKPEAAQVNLQAIDLGKAWVNEHLPQGTQIALDAEGSGEPKLVMTGDDAVAFGAIHAGVKVFAGYPITPASPILEFLSKWLPHFGGAVVQTEDEIAAITYAIGASWAGKQAMTASSGPGIALKQEAFGLAAMAEIPLVVVNVQRVGPSTGIPSKSEQADLFQAIGGTHGDVPRVVLAPSDVEDNFQVAVEAFYLAEKYQIPVIILSDQFLGERSETVEAEVLFARKRVISRQLAGPNDLKDYKRYKLTDTGVSPMAVPGMPGGQHIISGLEHHEDGRPTSSGTLHQVMSEKRARKLPLIAEESGFVRVYGDEDAELAVLAWGSSKGAVREAVERAQEAGIKVKAIVPQLIYPIPEKAFDEALKGVTRAVVVELSFGAQFYRYLRAYYDGLPKETHSYARSGANPLLVSEVFDTIKEHAAALGSLQEA; encoded by the coding sequence ATGCGAGACGTAACGCTGGCCATCGCCGGTTCGGGTGGGGACGGGGTCATCACCGCGGGTGATTTCATCGTCCAAGCCGCGGCCCGGAAGGGTCTTCATGCCTTCATGCTCAAGTCCTACGGGCCTCAGATCCGCGGCGGAGAATCTTCGGCGCGGATTCGCATATCGGACCGGCCCATCTACAGTCAGGGCGACTACGTCGACTTCCTGGTCGTCTTCAGCTGGAAGGACTTCAACCGCTTCCTCGACGAGATCCAGCTGCGCAAGGGCGCGGTGGTCCTCTACGACGAGGCCGACACCACCCCGCGCGAAGAGTTCCCCATCGACGCGGACCTGGAAGTCGAGTACATCGCCGTGCCCTTCAAGAAGATGGCCGCCGAGGAGATCAAGGTCCCCCTCACCAAGAACATGGTGGCGCTGGGCGTGATCTCCGAGCTGTTGCGCCTCCCGCTCGAAGCCATCAAGGACGCGGTCATGAAGAAGTTCGGCAAGCGCAAGCCCGAGGCCGCCCAGGTCAACCTGCAGGCGATCGACCTGGGCAAGGCCTGGGTCAACGAGCACCTGCCGCAGGGGACCCAGATCGCCCTCGACGCCGAGGGCTCGGGCGAGCCCAAGCTGGTCATGACCGGCGACGACGCGGTGGCCTTCGGCGCCATCCACGCCGGCGTCAAGGTCTTCGCCGGCTACCCCATCACTCCGGCGAGCCCCATCCTCGAGTTCCTCTCCAAGTGGCTGCCCCACTTCGGCGGCGCGGTGGTGCAGACCGAGGACGAGATCGCGGCCATCACCTACGCCATCGGCGCCAGCTGGGCGGGCAAGCAGGCCATGACGGCCTCGAGCGGCCCCGGCATTGCGCTGAAGCAGGAGGCCTTCGGTCTCGCGGCGATGGCGGAGATCCCCCTGGTCGTCGTCAACGTCCAGCGCGTCGGGCCCTCCACCGGCATCCCCTCCAAGAGCGAGCAGGCCGACCTCTTCCAGGCGATCGGCGGAACCCACGGCGACGTGCCCCGGGTCGTCCTCGCCCCCAGCGACGTCGAGGACAACTTCCAGGTCGCGGTCGAGGCCTTCTACCTGGCCGAGAAGTACCAGATCCCGGTCATCATCCTCTCCGACCAGTTCCTCGGTGAGCGCAGCGAGACCGTCGAGGCCGAGGTGCTCTTCGCCCGCAAGCGGGTGATCAGCCGCCAGCTGGCGGGGCCCAACGACCTCAAGGATTACAAGCGCTACAAACTCACCGACACCGGCGTCTCGCCCATGGCCGTGCCCGGGATGCCCGGAGGGCAGCACATCATCAGCGGCCTCGAGCACCACGAGGACGGCCGCCCCACCTCGAGCGGCACCCTGCACCAGGTCATGAGCGAGAAGCGCGCCCGCAAGCTGCCGCTGATCGCTGAGGAGTCGGGCTTCGTGCGCGTCTACGGCGACGAGGACGCCGAGCTCGCGGTGCTGGCCTGGGGCTCCTCCAAGGGCGCGGTGCGCGAGGCCGTCGAGCGCGCCCAGGAAGCGGGCATCAAGGTGAAGGCCATCGTGCCCCAGCTCATCTACCCGATCCCCGAAAAGGCCTTCGACGAGGCCCTCAAAGGCGTGACGCGCGCCGTCGTGGTCGAGCTCTCCTTCGGGGCGCAGTTCTACCGCTACCTGCGCGCCTACTACGACGGCCTGCCCAAGGAAACCCATTCCTACGCGCGTTCGGGCGCCAACCCACTGTTGGTGAGCGAAGTCTTCGATACCATCAAGGAACACGCGGCCGCGCTCGGCTCGCTCCAGGAGGCCTGA
- a CDS encoding 2-oxoacid:ferredoxin oxidoreductase subunit beta yields the protein MEPVKLTAKDYKTSVPIVWCPGCGDFGVLNAMQQAAAELQLPPENLMVVSGIGCSSRIAGYINSYGFNSIHGRALPIAAGAKLARPELTVWAAGGDGDGYSIGTNHFVHTIRRNPDITYIVMDNHIYGLTKGQVSPTTPHGDVTKSTPQGNPERPLNPLALALELGATFIAQGFSGNVKHLRDLIVQATQHKGFALVNVKSPCVTFRGRQEFNVIREHGVYLDESHDPSDWNQAHEVTQWTDKVPLGVIYKIEGVPTLEGVAEEARKKALERRSFESTTELIEVFR from the coding sequence ATGGAACCGGTAAAGCTGACCGCCAAGGACTACAAGACCTCCGTGCCCATCGTCTGGTGTCCGGGCTGCGGCGACTTCGGCGTGCTCAACGCCATGCAGCAGGCGGCCGCCGAGCTGCAGCTGCCGCCCGAGAACCTGATGGTCGTCTCCGGTATCGGCTGCTCGAGCCGCATCGCAGGCTACATCAACAGCTACGGCTTCAACTCGATCCACGGCCGCGCCCTGCCCATCGCCGCGGGCGCCAAGCTGGCCCGCCCCGAGCTGACCGTCTGGGCCGCGGGCGGCGACGGCGACGGCTACTCGATCGGAACCAACCACTTCGTCCACACGATCCGCCGCAACCCCGACATCACCTACATCGTGATGGACAACCACATCTACGGCCTCACCAAGGGCCAGGTCTCGCCGACCACGCCCCACGGCGACGTGACCAAGTCGACCCCGCAGGGCAACCCCGAGCGCCCGCTCAACCCGCTGGCGCTGGCGCTCGAGCTGGGGGCCACCTTCATCGCCCAGGGCTTCTCGGGCAACGTCAAGCACCTGCGCGACCTCATCGTCCAGGCCACCCAGCACAAGGGCTTCGCCCTGGTGAACGTCAAGAGCCCCTGCGTGACCTTCCGCGGCCGCCAGGAGTTCAACGTCATCCGCGAGCACGGGGTTTACCTGGACGAAAGCCACGACCCCAGCGACTGGAACCAGGCCCACGAGGTCACCCAGTGGACCGACAAGGTGCCCCTGGGCGTGATCTACAAGATCGAAGGCGTGCCCACGCTCGAGGGCGTGGCCGAGGAAGCGCGCAAGAAGGCGCTCGAGCGCCGCAGCTTCGAGAGCACCACCGAGCTGATCGAGGTCTTCCGCTAG
- a CDS encoding lipocalin-like domain-containing protein — translation MKRALAGLLLLSLVACAPRLQGVDPSRPPSPEQWDPQPAPIEWWYVSAYLPEQGLAFHWAFFKYYAPEGYRVLGLPARAVFPYPFASEHLAVTDLRADRFTFRERHDFPELRAVVRAQPLFLDLDGWRFQQTPEGFRLQAGSVDVTLIPTKPPVVHPPGWSGTAETGRMYYVSYTRAELRGTVAGREVRGTAWIDHQWGEQMSGVAALWDWYGVHLSNGDDLMLYRIRDVQGNLKVLHATRVDALGRVSRLEGVRMEPLSYWTSPVTGLRYAVAWRVEGEGWSLELEPLRLAQEVRPPGLPVAYWEGPVAGSGRWFGEAVRVWGMGEFVGGRYRR, via the coding sequence ATGAAGCGCGCACTCGCCGGCTTGCTCCTGCTCAGCCTCGTCGCCTGCGCCCCGCGCCTGCAGGGCGTGGACCCCTCCCGGCCGCCGAGCCCCGAGCAGTGGGACCCGCAGCCGGCGCCGATCGAGTGGTGGTACGTCTCGGCCTACCTGCCCGAGCAGGGCCTGGCCTTTCACTGGGCCTTCTTCAAGTACTACGCCCCCGAGGGGTACCGGGTCCTGGGGCTGCCGGCGCGGGCCGTCTTCCCCTACCCCTTCGCCAGCGAGCACCTGGCGGTCACCGACCTGCGGGCGGATCGCTTCACGTTCCGCGAGCGCCACGACTTTCCCGAGCTGCGCGCGGTAGTGCGCGCGCAGCCGCTCTTCCTCGACCTCGACGGCTGGCGTTTCCAGCAAACGCCCGAGGGGTTCCGGCTGCAGGCCGGTTCCGTGGACGTGACCCTGATCCCGACCAAGCCGCCCGTGGTCCACCCCCCGGGCTGGTCGGGCACCGCCGAGACCGGCCGCATGTACTACGTCTCCTATACCCGCGCCGAGCTGCGCGGCACCGTTGCGGGCCGCGAGGTTCGGGGCACCGCCTGGATCGACCACCAGTGGGGGGAGCAGATGAGCGGGGTCGCCGCGCTCTGGGACTGGTACGGCGTCCACCTTTCGAACGGCGACGACCTGATGCTCTACCGCATCCGCGACGTCCAGGGCAACCTCAAGGTGCTGCACGCGACCCGCGTCGACGCGCTGGGCCGGGTCAGCCGGCTCGAGGGCGTACGGATGGAGCCGCTCAGCTACTGGACCTCGCCGGTGACGGGGCTGCGCTATGCGGTGGCCTGGCGCGTGGAAGGGGAGGGCTGGAGCCTGGAGCTCGAGCCGCTGCGGCTCGCGCAGGAGGTCCGGCCGCCGGGTCTGCCCGTGGCCTACTGGGAGGGTCCGGTCGCGGGGTCGGGCCGTTGGTTCGGCGAAGCCGTGCGCGTCTGGGGTATGGGCGAGTTCGTCGGCGGCCGCTACCGCCGCTGA